The segment TCGTCATGCGTCGATAGTTGGTAGTCTTGCTTTACCAAACAGCGAGCTAATTCATATATAATTTTACATGCATTCAAAGTTGAACCCCGGAGGTTCACATGACTTTCTTACCGGAATCCGATTTTCTGAAACAGACCCGTCGACATTTCCTCGGCCGGGCTTCCACCGGACTTGGTGCGGCTGCACTGGGGTCATTACTGCAGTCCACGACGGCTCAGGCTACGGAACCACATGGCGGCGTGATGTCTGATTATCATCATGCTCCCAAGGCGAAGCGGATCATTTATCTGTTCATGTCGGGGGGACCTTCCCAACTTGATCTGTACGACTACAAACCTGTGCTCAATGAGCGAAATGGGGAAGACTTGCCCGAGTCGGTCCGACAGGGGCAACGGTTAACAGGAATGTCGGCTAACCAGGCACAGCTACCACTGGCGGGATCGGCCTTCGATTTCCAACAGCATGGACAAGCCGGAATGTGGATGAGCGAACTTTTACCGCACACGGCGAAAATGGCGGATGAGCTTTGCCTGATTAAATCGATGCATACCGAAGCGATCAACCACGACCCGGCGATTACTTTCTTCCAGACAGGCTCTCAAATTGCCGGTCGTCCTTCCATGGGCGCCTGGCTCAGTTACGGACTTGGATCCGCGAACGAAAATCTACCGACGTTCTGTGTGCTGGTGACGAAAGACAAGGGAGGGCAGCCACTCTATGCGCGACTGTGGGGGACTGGTTTTTTACCGTCCGTTCATGAAGGAGTTCAGTTTCGTGCGGGGGCGGAACCAGTTCTTTATCTAAAAAATCCCGCAGGAATCAGCCCGACCGCGCGACGGAAAATGCTGGATCGACTTCAGGAGTTACATCAGATTGAACAGGAAAAGAACCTCGATCCTCTGATTGAATCTCGAATCGCTCAGTATGAGATGGCATACAGAATGCAGACCTCGGTTCCCGAAGTCACAGATCTCTCAAGCGAACCCGATCACATCTTCGAGATGTATGGTGAGGATTCACGAACACCGGGTACCTTTGCGGCGAACTGCCTGTTGGCTAGGCGTCTGGCGGAGCAGAATGTGCAATTTATTCAGCTGTATCATCAGGGATGGGACCAGCACAGCAATTTGCCCAATTCTTTACGGAATCAAACAAAAGAAACCGATCAGCCCTGTGCCGCACTTCTGCAAGATTTAAAACAACGTGGCATGCTTGATGACACCATCGTGTTGTGGGGAGGTGAGTTTGGTCGTACCAATTACAGCCAGGGAAAACTGACGGCCAGTGATTATGGCCGCGACCACCACCCACGGTGCTTTTCCATGTGGGGGGCGGGCGGTGGCTTCAAACCGGGCATGCAATATGGCGAGACGGATCCATTCGGTTACAACGTAGCTGAGAACCCGGTTCACGTTCACGATCTGCACGCCACACTCTTGCATCTACTTGGCATTGATCATGAACGTCTGACCTATAAACATCAGGGACGACGTTTTCGATTGACTGATGTGTTTGGCGATGTAAAAGACGAGTTGCTGGCTTAGAGCAACTCGTGTGGGGGCAACTTAATAACTCAATATGCTTATTTCTTGGGTTGATAATCACGCCATAACCAGACAAGTGATTCCGGCAGAATAGCGCCTCCATGGATGTGGTTGTGGCCTCCTTCGCCGTAGACAAACTTGTAGTCGTACTCGGAGAATTTCAATGCCGCGGCCATCTGTTGATTGGAGAGAGGCCAGTTCCCGTGGGCATTGTCGAGATCGTTCGAACCATCCTGCAGGAAGACGCGAATCGGTTTCGGTTCAGTTTTGCGAATGAGAGCCGGGTAAACATGCCCCCCGCGAATGTTGGTAAAGCTACCGACGTGGGAAAGGACTTTGCGGAAAGAGTCGGGGCGTTCCCAGGCAACAGTCCAGGCACAAATTCCACCAGAACTGATTCCACAGATCGCACGCCCTTCCGGATCGTCTGTGAATTTGACTTCGTACTTCTTTGCGATCATGGGCAGAAACTCATCGATTAAGAACCGGGCATATTGATCGCTGAGGGTGTCGTATTCGAAGCTGCGATTTCGTTTAGGTTTTCCACCTTCCGTTTCTTGGGAGAAAACTCCCGGGTTGATAAACACCCCAATGGTGACAGGCATCTTCTTTTGATGGATTAAATTGTCAAACACGATCGGCACCCGCTGGTCACGTTCTACATCGACGTACGATGCTCCGTCCTGAAAGACCATCAGACAAGCCGTTTCTCCCGGTTGATACTGTGCGGGGATGTAAACGTAATAATCCCGTACGGTGCCCGCGTAGACATCGTCGCTGGTGTAACTGCCCTCAAGGATCTCTCCCTGGGGGACGCCCGCTTGTCGTTCCGAGTCAGGACCATGCTTGTAAGGTTCTTCTGCCAGCAGGGGGGCAGCAGTGATTGTCAGAATCAGACAGGTCAGGATTGAATTAAGCCAGCGCATGTAAAAGCCTCTCTCATAAGAAGTAAAGAAATCGACAGTTGCAGCTTCAAAAGTAACAGCTCGACTGAGTGAAATCCAGTATGCTGAAGGGGACGCGTTCCCCCCATCTGCAGAGATTTAGTTAGAGCGTCGAGGATCCGTTACCACTTTTTAGAAGAAAACAGTGTGACGTTTTTAGAGATTCTTCGCCTGTTGAGTATCGAATGAATTCCACGTCAAACGTCGTGGACCTGAGTATTGCTTAACTGAACGAATATTCCCAAACAAGGAGCTCCGTAATGGAGATCTGTGTGACCATATCGGTCTTAATTTTCGTCGTCATGCTGCTGGTGATGATCAATTATCTGGGGGGCCTCAAAGAAGGCATTAAATTTAATAAAGAAGACGTCGGCAAACTACGACAGCGGATGAAGTCGCTGGAAGCACAATTGAATCAACTGCGATTACAACTGAGGAATTCTGATGAGCCGAATCATGCTGAACCCGAGGCGAGCCTGCCTGCTGAGATCGGGATGGTTCACGAATTTCAACAGGACGAAACGAATATCGAAGAGGAGTTCTTTGGAGTCGGTATAGACGAACTGGAGATCATCCCTGAAGGGGAAGTAAGTACCAAACCCGAAAAAGAGAATTCAGAGCCAAGGCCCGTCTCGTCGAGAGTTTCGGATCCAGGCCAAGAGTTTCTTCATTCTGCTCCTGTGGCAAGAGACTCAGAATTCGACAAAGAAAATAGTTGGGAACAAATTCTCGCCGGAAAGTGGCTCTCCTGGTTAGGGGCGGTGACGTTCATTATTGGGGCGGGTTTCTTTATTAAATATACGATCGATATGGGATGGATTGGTCCTCGCGAACGTGTTTTGATCGGTCTCGCTACGGGACTTCTGGCTTTTGCGGGTGGTGTCTGGGCGAAAATTCGTGACTACGGCTTTGTGAGCCAGGGGCTCGTCGGTACGGCGATGGGCATTTTGTACTTCTCGATATTCGCCGCCGTGGAATGGTATCAACTTGTGCCCGTACCAATAGGCTTAACGGGCTTGATGGTCGTAACGGGGATGACCCTGGCATTTGCACTCTGGTCGAATACACAAGTGACGGCACTGATAGGAATGTTTGGTGGGTACTTGACGCCACTCATGTTGTGGCCGGGTGAGCATAGTCTGGCTCCGCTCTTCTCTTATCTCTTTGTCCTGAATAGCGGGATTCTATTGATTACGACTCGACGTCAATGGTCGTGGCTGCAATTGCTCTCTCTGGGGGGCACGACTCTCGCTTGGGTCGCGTGGTTAGATTATCACTATGATCCTGCCGCGATCAAACCGACGTTCCTCTGGATGTCCGTTTTCTTTGTCCAATTTGTGTTGTTGTCTGTTTGGAATCATCTCATTCAACGTCGAGATATGAAACCGCTCGATTTGGTGCTTATGCTGGCGACACCCTTTGTCTTTCTGGGAGGATATCTCTGGATCACTCAGGAAGTATGGCGAGACTCACAGGGACTTCTATCACTGGCGATGGCGTTGGTTTACTGCTTGATGACAGTTCTCTGCTGGTATCGTGTTCCCGAAAATAAGCAACTGATCCAGGTACAGGCGGGGATTGCCTTAAGCTTCTTTATTCTAGCAGTTCCACTGCATTTTGATGGGTATTGGATTCCACTGTTATGGACAGTGCAGAGTCTGTTATTGATTCAAACAGGGTTCCGCATGAAAGATGGCCGCGTTCGACTATGTGGTTTAGCCTTACTGGCGATCGTGCAGCTCTTCCTGTTTGGATATACGGTGGAGACTTTCAGTCATCCAGTTGGCTCCTACTGGAAATTCGTGGAGCATCAACCAGAGACGATGGAAATGCTTTCACGAGGTCCCGGTGAGTATACATTCTCGCTGGCACACCTTTTTAATGAGCGGTCGTTCTGTTTCTTTGCTTCCTTATTCTCATTTGGCTTGCTCGCGTGGGAATATCGTCGTCGATCGGACAATATTAAATTCGGTCTCGATGTGGCTGGTTCGGGGAATCAGTGGATGCTGTTTTCTGAAAACCAGACCGAAGAATTTCTGCGGATGTCAGGTCTATTCGCTCAAGCTTGGCTGATTACGTTTTTCGTTCTCTGTTGCAATGAAGGATTGATGGTTGGAAAAATGATGGCGTGGATACCTCAGGCGTATCCTCCTGTGTTCTCCGCGCTTACGGGGGTGACCGCCTTTCTTGCCTGGGGATATTTCTCACGCTGGCGTCCGCATCGGGGGCTGGCGATGGTTTACTTGCTGATGGCGTTGGGAGTGTGCAGTCTGTTTATCGGTGGGATGTATACGCTGTTGGATTGGAAAACGAGTTACCCAACGGCACTCTCTGCGAATCGGTATTATCAGTTCTGGATCTGTCCCGTGTTGAACCTGAGATTTCTGGGCCATGGAGCCCTCGTCGCGGTCGCCATCTGGTTTTGTTGCAGGGCAGAACGCTTAACCGTCCTGTTCAAGGATGAACCTCGTCGTCCGGAGGATGAGATATCCCTGTTCCGACTGGATGCCGAAGGCTGGCGAAAAACTTTTGGGTTGTATGCCTTTAGTGCGAGCCTGGCTCTACTGACATTGGAAGCTTATGCGATTGGAGTACAACGCGATTGGGGGACGGCCACCTCGCTTTCCATCACTGCCGTCTGGACTGGATACGGTCTAGTATTACTGCTGCTGGGGATTGCGCGGA is part of the Polystyrenella longa genome and harbors:
- a CDS encoding alpha/beta hydrolase, encoding MRWLNSILTCLILTITAAPLLAEEPYKHGPDSERQAGVPQGEILEGSYTSDDVYAGTVRDYYVYIPAQYQPGETACLMVFQDGASYVDVERDQRVPIVFDNLIHQKKMPVTIGVFINPGVFSQETEGGKPKRNRSFEYDTLSDQYARFLIDEFLPMIAKKYEVKFTDDPEGRAICGISSGGICAWTVAWERPDSFRKVLSHVGSFTNIRGGHVYPALIRKTEPKPIRVFLQDGSNDLDNAHGNWPLSNQQMAAALKFSEYDYKFVYGEGGHNHIHGGAILPESLVWLWRDYQPKK
- a CDS encoding DUF1501 domain-containing protein translates to MTFLPESDFLKQTRRHFLGRASTGLGAAALGSLLQSTTAQATEPHGGVMSDYHHAPKAKRIIYLFMSGGPSQLDLYDYKPVLNERNGEDLPESVRQGQRLTGMSANQAQLPLAGSAFDFQQHGQAGMWMSELLPHTAKMADELCLIKSMHTEAINHDPAITFFQTGSQIAGRPSMGAWLSYGLGSANENLPTFCVLVTKDKGGQPLYARLWGTGFLPSVHEGVQFRAGAEPVLYLKNPAGISPTARRKMLDRLQELHQIEQEKNLDPLIESRIAQYEMAYRMQTSVPEVTDLSSEPDHIFEMYGEDSRTPGTFAANCLLARRLAEQNVQFIQLYHQGWDQHSNLPNSLRNQTKETDQPCAALLQDLKQRGMLDDTIVLWGGEFGRTNYSQGKLTASDYGRDHHPRCFSMWGAGGGFKPGMQYGETDPFGYNVAENPVHVHDLHATLLHLLGIDHERLTYKHQGRRFRLTDVFGDVKDELLA
- a CDS encoding DUF2339 domain-containing protein, which codes for MTISVLIFVVMLLVMINYLGGLKEGIKFNKEDVGKLRQRMKSLEAQLNQLRLQLRNSDEPNHAEPEASLPAEIGMVHEFQQDETNIEEEFFGVGIDELEIIPEGEVSTKPEKENSEPRPVSSRVSDPGQEFLHSAPVARDSEFDKENSWEQILAGKWLSWLGAVTFIIGAGFFIKYTIDMGWIGPRERVLIGLATGLLAFAGGVWAKIRDYGFVSQGLVGTAMGILYFSIFAAVEWYQLVPVPIGLTGLMVVTGMTLAFALWSNTQVTALIGMFGGYLTPLMLWPGEHSLAPLFSYLFVLNSGILLITTRRQWSWLQLLSLGGTTLAWVAWLDYHYDPAAIKPTFLWMSVFFVQFVLLSVWNHLIQRRDMKPLDLVLMLATPFVFLGGYLWITQEVWRDSQGLLSLAMALVYCLMTVLCWYRVPENKQLIQVQAGIALSFFILAVPLHFDGYWIPLLWTVQSLLLIQTGFRMKDGRVRLCGLALLAIVQLFLFGYTVETFSHPVGSYWKFVEHQPETMEMLSRGPGEYTFSLAHLFNERSFCFFASLFSFGLLAWEYRRRSDNIKFGLDVAGSGNQWMLFSENQTEEFLRMSGLFAQAWLITFFVLCCNEGLMVGKMMAWIPQAYPPVFSALTGVTAFLAWGYFSRWRPHRGLAMVYLLMALGVCSLFIGGMYTLLDWKTSYPTALSANRYYQFWICPVLNLRFLGHGALVAVAIWFCCRAERLTVLFKDEPRRPEDEISLFRLDAEGWRKTFGLYAFSASLALLTLEAYAIGVQRDWGTATSLSITAVWTGYGLVLLLLGIARKSVNLRTVALTIFLLTTVKVYLHDVWYLDKTIRTLAFMGLGVVLLFIPWLYKRYRHRLKKGAGELPQKT